The segment ATACGCCCCATACAGGGTCGCTTCCTGGAAATTGGCTTCCCGCAAGTTGGCTCCCATGAGAACCACTCCCTTGAGATGCGCTTTCTTAAAATCCGCGATTTCCCCTGTCGCTCCCTTAGAATTCAGCCAGTTCAGATGATTATCGAGAATGGATTTAATTTCCTCTTTGGAAATTTCCCGCGAGTCTCCCGTGGAAAGATCGCCTTGATTTTTTATTTCCTCGTTCATTTTAATAAAGGAATGTCTAAAAAGTGATATTTTTTGGTTTTTGTAATCGCCATTTTGAGCCCCTGTTTGCAAGAGACGAAACTTATTTTGAGCTTGGGCCATCATAAACGAGTTGTTCTTTTTAGTGAACAGGTTTTCCGCCTGGAAGAGGGGGCGCCATAAATCCCTGGTACGTTAGCACTGAGTCCAGCGTCATGCTGGTTTCAGGACGCTTCCATTTTGGAGAATAATTGTCGATACTTTGAATTGGAAGGCTCGGCTTTTAATGCCAGTTCGATGGACTCGAGAGCGGATTTTTTGTCTTTTCTGGCGATGTGGCTCAGAGCGATCTGGAAATAGGCTTCGGCGTAATAAGGATTGATTTTTAAAGAGTTCTGGAACGCTTCAACCGCTTTGTCGTAAGCCTTTTGGTCCTGGTAAAGCATGCCCAGGTTAAAATGGGTCAACATTCCCTTCGGGTCCGCCGCAAGCGACCCTTTAAAGGTTGCCTCCGCTTTTTCAAACTCGCCCTGAAGGCGAAAGCTGTCCCCAAGGTTATTGAGGTAGGTGGAGTTGTTGGGCTCCTGAGCAATGGCCTGCTGGTAATACTCGATGGCTTTATCGTAAATTTTTTCTTCCTTGTAGATATTGGCAATATTGTTGACAGCCTTGGAGTCGTTATCCCCCTCCTTAATGGCGATGGCCTGTTCCCATCGCTTTTGCGCCTCTTGCTTTTCTCCCTTGACGTAGAACACCATTCCCAGATTGATATGGACCTGAACGTTTTCAGGTTCCAGAGACAGGACTTTTTCAAATGCCGTCTGGGCCTGGTCGTGTTGCTTGAGTCCGAAGTGCACCAGGCCTTTTTTGCTGTACACCTTCAGGTTGTCGGGGTCGTGTTTGATGGCCAGGTCAAATTCTTCGAGGGCGTTTTTGTAAAGGGACAGCTTGGCAAACTCCATTCCTAGTTTGTAGTGGGACTCGGATTGTGCGGTGTCAATGGTCGCGTTTTCGGAGGTGCAGGCGAAAAGGAATGTAAATAGAATTAAAGCGGGGAAAAGAAGTTTCATGGTAAGCGTCCTTCAGGTAGGAATAAAAAAAGGGGCCAACCAAGGATGGTTGACCCCTTGACTTAAAAGGATATTATCACAAACGATCAGTTAACACCACGGCCTGCACCGGTAAAACTTCTGGTGCTTCCTACTGGAGCTATCCCGTTAGACACGGGCCCAATGGTGGAATCGTGCGCATCGCCGATGAACTCCATGGCGAACCCGGTGCCACTCGCAGGAATATAAACAACGCCCCACATATTGAGCTGGGAAACATTGTCATATTTTCGCGTCGATCCCACGGTGGTTGCGGTTCCCGGCGCTTCATTGATGCCGACCACTCTCACATTGCCAAATTGCGCGGTATTAACTGTGCTGATGAGGTGAGTCCTGGAGTCGGTGAAGGCCGCGTTCAGAGCATTAATGGAGGCGTTCCCCTGATCGACGATAAAGACTCGATGAGTTTCGCCGGCATCTACTGTGAAGGTCACAGATCTTCCGGCGGCGGTGTTCACCGTTGTGGTCATACCCAGAACCTCTAAAACCACTCCGATCTGGGTTAACGCCGAGTTCAATGAAGGGTGACTGATCCCAATAAAAGTATAACTGTCACTGGGAACCGTCTGAGCGTAGGGGGAAATGGCTACCCTGGCGCTATTGGTGGTGATTGGCGCCGATAATATTTGCGCCTGAGCGGTTGTGGCCACAGCCACAAACCCCGTCAGGATAAGCATGCTTGCTATGAAAAATTTTTTCATCAGTCGTTCTCCTTGTATATGTCTATTTGGCTGATTCTTATTCGTGGATTCATTGTTTGCTACGGAGCGCCGACACCACTCACAGCTATACTCCCGTGGTTGCTGCTTGTAGCGGCACTGTCATGCGCATCGCCGATGAACTCCATGGCGAACCCCGTGGTATTGGATTCGATGACCACCGCGCCCCAGTAGGAGAGCATGGTCGCATCGCGAAAACCGGCCCCAACATTTTCACCTGTTCTGAATCCAGGGGTGGTTGCCACCGGATCGATGCGCACATGGCCATGCTGGAATGCTGCTGTCGATCCGACAATGAATTGCGCTGTGGGAATACTCGTCGCATTGATACTGGTCTGGTTGGTGCGGACGATGAAAACCCTCGTCGTGCTGCCTGCGGTGAGGGTGAACGAAGTTGCCGTCCCGAATGCGGTCTTATCTTTCTGAATGGCATTGATGGTCACCCCGATTTGTGATCTCATGCCCGACAATGAAGGATGGGTTACAGCAATGAATGAATAAGAAGAACTGTCTGACTGCCAATAAGGAGAAATGACACGAGATTTATTTTCTATGGCAAAAGCATTTCCCGCGCAGCCGCAATTAAAACCAGAACAGCGGTTGCTTGGGAAAATCGCGTAATTAGCTTGATTTTCATTATGGTTGGCTCCTATATATGCAAATTGAATTTGGTTTCTTTTTTAAAGAATGAAACGCATGATCTTTATCCGCCGAACACCCCCTCACATAAAAAGTGTTATTATTGTGGGGACACCAGGGCCCCAACCGTTCTCTAACTCTAAATTTTTCAATAAACTTAAGAATTTTTCAGCAATTTATTCTTTATACTGAAAATGTAATTCGCTAATTTACGGTATATTACAACAAATCACTATGTATTTTGTTGAAAATTTCCATGGGTTCCAGAAACTCGGTATCGAGTGGTTGTTTTTGTGATCCAAAACACAGTTCGTCTCAAACAATATCGTCATAATTATTGTTTTCTTAAGTTTTATTTCGATAAAGTATTGGCAGGCAGTTTTTTCCGTAATAAAAATGATTCTGGGGCTGGTTGAGAAATGAAGGGCTTTTTGATATAATTTTAGGTTTGCAAAACTGGCCTAACTTTCAGAAAGACAAAAGGTTATGAATAAATCAAAAGTAAACTCTCTTAATGGAACCCGTTGGTTGTCATTATTTGCGGGGTTATTGTTTCTGGGATATTTGGGAGGCTGTGCCAGTGATATGGCATCCGACGCTTCTAAAGCGCAGTTGAAATTTCAGAAAGGGCTGGAGCAAGGTTCTATAAATGATCAAAAGGGGATGATCGCCAGTTTCAAGGAAGCGGTGGAGCTGAGCCCGCAAAGTGAACTGTTTCGCCTGCATTTGGGTATGGCCTATTTCCTTGCCGGGGACCTGGTGAATGCGGAAAAAACTTTCAATCAAACTTTGGAAATCAACAAGGAGTCCAAAGATGCCTATCGGCAGTTGGGCCGGTTGTATATGCGCACAGGGGAGTGGAGTCGCGCCGTAGAAAATTTTAAAGAAGATCTGATTCGGCCGGGGGACACCCGAGCCGCATCGGGTTTATAATTGGCTGGCACTGAGCTATTACAATCAGGGTCAGTTTGATGATGCCGAACGTGAATGGAAAAAGACGATCGAATTAAAGGATAATGCCGCCATCCGGCTCAACCTGGCCCTGGCATACAAAGATCAGGAACGTTTTGATCAAGCGTTGGAGTCTTTACAGAAGGCGGTGGCCCTCAACCCTGAGTTTACTCAGGCCTATTATGAAATGTCCCAGCTGCTTATCATTAAAAAACAGATGGATCAAGCTGTAGAGCACTTCAAAAAAGTTATCAAACTGGCGCCCAAAAGTGAATGGGCCCGTGTTTCCAGAAAATATTTGGAACTCATCCAACAACCTAGATAGTCAATCCTGATAGTCAATTATGGAAGAGAATTTTGGTTCGTATTTGAAACATGAGCGGGAACTCCGGGGTGTCCCCCTTGAAGAAATCGCCGCAGTGACGAAGGTTCATATTCGCTTTCTCGAGGCGCTGGAAAACAGCGAGTTTGACCAGCTTCCAGGAGAAGTTTTCATCAAGGGTTATATTCGTTCTTACGCCAGAGTT is part of the Nitrospinota bacterium genome and harbors:
- a CDS encoding tetratricopeptide repeat protein; the encoded protein is MKLLFPALILFTFLFACTSENATIDTAQSESHYKLGMEFAKLSLYKNALEEFDLAIKHDPDNLKVYSKKGLVHFGLKQHDQAQTAFEKVLSLEPENVQVHINLGMVFYVKGEKQEAQKRWEQAIAIKEGDNDSKAVNNIANIYKEEKIYDKAIEYYQQAIAQEPNNSTYLNNLGDSFRLQGEFEKAEATFKGSLAADPKGMLTHFNLGMLYQDQKAYDKAVEAFQNSLKINPYYAEAYFQIALSHIARKDKKSALESIELALKAEPSNSKYRQLFSKMEAS